A part of Aspergillus flavus chromosome 1, complete sequence genomic DNA contains:
- a CDS encoding putative small nuclear ribonucleoprotein (U6 snRNA-associated Sm-like protein LSm5) gives MASQLLPLELIDKCVGSRIWVIMKNDKEFAGTLLGFDDYVNMVLEDVTEFDYSGAQIKLPKILLNGNNVCMLIPGGEGPVGSS, from the exons ATGGCTTCTCAACTCCTCCCCCTCG AGCTGATCGACAAGTGTGTCGGTTCTAGAATTTGGGTCATCATGAAGAATGACAAAG AATTCGCTGGTACTTTGCTCGGTTTTGATGACTACGTCA ACATGGTCCTGGAAGACGTGACAGAATT CGATTACTCCGGTGCTCAGATTAAGCTCCCCAAGATCTTGCTAAATGGAAACAACGTCTGCATG TTGATCCCTGGTGGCGAAGGACCGGTCGGTAGCTCTTAG
- a CDS encoding putative E3 ubiquitin ligase (peroxisome biosynthesis protein, putative), translating to MADEDFSLSPATSAPAPSPSAHFYPFATSPDIIRSHEKDLFLTSNLVQQAQNIIRSLRGARFAHTYSETIKNLTEILYFSLTTLIGNRTLGEEYCDLVQLEDDTLQLPSFIRRAGYIVSSIIVPWILQRILPAFRQRLRAKLERSIARQQLKAQQAREGTKPSRKETSKAPSFFTKLRIQKYILEHLDSITSLSPIYAVSIATFYFTGAYYHLSKRFWGLRYVFTKKLEENEQRVGYEVLGVLLVLQIAVQSVLHVKKVGLSLQQEDLETEATHSRGPDDTLIHSIENPPTLPLLPASDARYDLSEDSTAIPWIPSGQQSRCTLCLEPFKDPSVTTCGHVFCWTCVRDWVREKPECPLCRQDVLLSKILPLRG from the coding sequence ATGGCGGATGAAGACTTCTCTTTGTCTCCTGCAACCTCCGCCCCGGCGCCCAGTCCCTCGGCGCATTTCTACCCATTCGCGACGTCTCCGGATATCATACGATCCCATGAAAAAGACTTATTCCTTACCTCGAATCTAGTACAGCAAGCTCAGAACATCATCCGCTCACTCCGCGGAGCTCGATTTGCTCATACCTACTCCGAAACCATCAAGAATCTGACCGAGATCCTATACTTTTCCCTGACTACCCTGATCGGCAACCGAACGTTGGGGGAGGAATACTGTGATCTTGTCCAATTGGAAGATGACACACTCCAGCTCCCTTCTTTTATCAGGCGGGCGGGATATATCGTGAGCAGTATCATTGTGCCCTGGATCCTTCAGCGGATCCTACCAGCTTTCCGCCAGCGACTACGGGCGAAGCTTGAGCGGAGCATCGCGCGGCAACAGCTTAAGGCCCAACAAGCCCGGGAAGGGACGAAGCCTAGCAGGAAAGAAACTTCAAAGGCACCATCCTTCTTCACGAAGTTACGAATTCAAAAGTATATTCTGGAACACCTTGATTCCATCACGTCATTGAGTCCTATCTACGCCGTGAGCATTGCGACCTTTTACTTCACCGGCGCGTACTATCATTTGTCGAAACGCTTTTGGGGTCTGCGATATGTATTCACAAAGAAACTTGAGGAAAACGAGCAGCGGGTCGGGTATGAAGTGCTAGGAGTGTTGCTTGTCTTGCAGATCGCGGTACAAAGCGTGCTGCACGTCAAGAAAGTGGGGCTCAGTTTGCAGCAAGAAGACCTTGAGACAGAGGCGACCCATTCTAGGGGCCCGGATGATACGTTGATCCACTCTATTGAGAACCCGCCAACACTACCGCTTCTTCCTGCATCTGATGCCCGGTATGATCTCTCAGAGGACTCCACTGCAATCCCTTGGATTCCCTCAGGGCAGCAAAGCAGATGCACACTTTGCTTAGAACCCTTCAAAGACCCTAGTGTCACCACATGCGGACACGTATTCTGCTGGACATGCGTGCGAGATTGGGTACGCGAGAAGCCTGAATGTCCCCTGTGTCGACAAGATGTCCTGCTATCTAAAATTCTGCCTTTGAGAGGTTAG
- a CDS encoding putative 3-5 exonuclease, which yields MFRTTLAHITSLVKTGFKSQLRNRRIIDVADANKGKLRDINRKSFTHALVQREKLKGLERPKLSTVCCNSQRYPNSCRSSAICAKAQYPISCFSTSQHTRPRAEGASIRRGEPSIDSNTKRPCISSSAAQLTTGLIKDAEKITHIVNPKIAIPALDSRPQLPKDSPTPKFAPISGAHKFWSHRLYKSPDGEEILVHYCKTLESAETISKMFSDEPILGLDIEWKANASAADGILKNVSLIQLASSRRIALFHIAMFRPARGAEDLVPPTLKRILESPDVIKAGVSIKADCTRLRKYLGIETRGIFELSHLYKLVKYSQSNPGLVNKRTVNLSAQVEEHFGIPLAKDVEVRCSDWASALDYSQVHYAAADPFACVCLFNTMNAKRMTLDPIPPLPAHAELNLPIQIVHETPVNTEPEEVEVIEPIDNLLLGAKERS from the exons ATGTTTCGAACAACTCTAGCTCATATTACTAGTCTGGTCAAAACCGGCTTCAAGAGCCAGCTCAGAAACCGTCGTATAATCGACGTCGCTGATGCAAATAAGGGGAAACTACGGGATATTAACCGCAAATCCTTTACACATGCCCTAGTACAGCGTGAAAAGCTGAAGGGACTGGAACGACCCAAGCTTTCGACCGTATGCTGCAATAGCCAGCGATACCCAAATAGCTGCCGGAGCTCCGCAATATGTGCGAAAGCACAGTACCCCATATCATGCTTCAGTACCAGTCAACATACACGTCCCCGGGCGGAGGGTGCCTCCATAAGGCGAGGAGAACCATCCATAGACTCAAACACCAAGAGGCCATGCATCTCCAGTTCTGCAGCCCAGTTGACAACCGGGCTCATCAAAGATGCAGAAAAAATCACCCACATCGTCAACCCCAAAATAGCAATCCCAGCTCTGGACTCGCGCCCTCAGCTACCCAAAGACAGCCCAACTCCAAAGTTCGCACCAATTTCAGGAGCGCACAAATTCTGGAGTCATCGATTGTACAAGTCGCCCGATGGAGAGGAAATCCTTGTACATTACTGCAAAACCCTGGAAAGTGCTGAAACCATATCGAAGATGTTCTCTGATGAACCCATTCTTGGACTCGACATAGAATGGAAAGCCAACGCCTCCGCGGCGGACGGAATACTAAAGAACGTATCGCTGATTCAGCTCGCGAGTTCGAGGAGAATTGCACTCTTCCACATCGCTATGTTTAGACCAGCGAGGGGTGCGGAAGACCTCGTACCCCCTACTCTGAAACGCATCCTCGAGTCTCCGGACGTAATAAAGGCTGGCGTGTCGATCAAGGCAGACTGTACCCGTTTACGCAAGTACCTTGGGATTGAGACGCGCGGCATCTTCGAACTAAGCCATTTGTACAAATTGGTCAAGTACAGCCAGTCAAACCCAGGACTGGTCAATAAGAGGACTGTCAATCTAAGCGCGCAGGTTGAAGAACACTTCGGCATTCCTCTGGCGAAAGATGTTGAGGTTCGATGTAGTGATTGGGCCTCTGCGCTGGATTATTCGCAAGTTCACT ATGCTGCGGCTGATCCATTCGCGTGTGTGTGTCTGTTCAATACTATGAATGCGAAACGGATGACTTTAGACCCAATACCTCCTTTGCCGGCACATGCTGAGTTGAATTTACCAATTCAGATAGTCCATGAGACTCCTGTGAATACTGAGccggaggaggttgaggttATCGAGCCGATAGATAATCTACTACTAGGGGCTAAGGAACGTTCATAA